The sequence gagatccctagtctttcccattctgttgttttcctctatttctttgcattgatcactgaggaaggctttcttatctcttcttgctattgtttggaactctgcattcagatgcttttatctttccttttctcttttgctttttgcttctcttcttttcacagctatttgtaaggcctccccagacagccattttgctttcatttttgcatttcttttccatggggatggtcttgatccctgtctcctgtacaatgtcacgaacctcagtccatagttcatcaggcactctatctatcagatctagtcccttaaatgtatttgtcacttccactgtataatcataagggatttgatttaggtcatacctgaatggtctagtggttttccctactttcttcaatttaagtctgaatttggcaataaggagctcatgatctgagccacagtcagctcccagtcttgtttttgctgactgtatagagcttctccgtctttgactgcaaagaatataatcactctgatttcggtgttgaccgtctggtgacgtccatgtgtggagtcttctcttgtgttgttggaagagggtgtttgctatgaccagtgcgttcttttggcaaaattctattagcctctgccctgcttcattccgtattccaaggccaaatttgcctgttactatggtttttccagtggtcatgtatggatgtgagagttggactgtgaagaaagctgagtgccaaagaattacttttgaactgcggtgttggagaagactcttgagagtcccttggactgcaaggagagccaaccagtccattttaaaggagatcagccctgggatttctttggaaggactgctgctaaagctgaaactccagtactttggccacctcatgcgaagagttgactcattggaaaagactctgatgctgggagggattgggggcaggaggcgaaggggacgacagaggatgagatggctggatggcatcactgacttgacggacatgagtttgagtgaactccaggagatggtgacggacagggaggcctggcgtgctgtgattcatggggtcacaaagagctggacacaactgagcgactgaactgaactgaactaatacccCACTGACAGCCCAGTACAGATCCTAGACACATGGATAAAAGATCAAATAAGCATATCAGGTGTTTCAGGACAGGATTGTATAAGGAGGCAGAAAGATTAATAAAAGGAGGCAGATACAAGGGTTTTGTTAGAGGCATGCTTGGGTTTTCCCCTTTTGACTGCTCATTTCTGttgattttatcatttatttgcaGAAGATGAGAAACACAAAAAGATCAAAACTTACATCTCTTCAAAccacccccctcaaaaaaagaatCACTATGATTGAAAAAACTcaacaagg is a genomic window of Ovis aries strain OAR_USU_Benz2616 breed Rambouillet chromosome 16, ARS-UI_Ramb_v3.0, whole genome shotgun sequence containing:
- the LOC132657957 gene encoding uncharacterized protein LOC132657957; its protein translation is MSVKSVMPSSHLILCRPLRLLPPIPPSIRVFSNESTLRMRWPKYWSFSFSSSPSKEIPGLISFKMDWLALLAVQGTLKSLLQHRSSKVILWHSAFFTVQLSHPYMTTGKTIVTGKFGLGIRNEAGQRLIEFCQKNALVIANTLFQQHKRRLHTWTSPDGQHRNQSDYILCSQRRRSSIQSAKTRLGADCGSDHELLIAKFRLKLKKVGKTTRPFRYDLNQIPYDYTVEVTNTFKGLDLIDRVPDELWTEVRDIVQETGIKTIPMEKKCKNESKMAVWGGLTNSCEKKRSKKQKRKGKIKASECRVPNNSKKR